One Streptomyces sp. RPA4-2 genomic window carries:
- a CDS encoding branched-chain amino acid ABC transporter substrate-binding protein, giving the protein MRQRSLVILTSVLTTGALTLTACGSRDDGGNKDSGKKTEIIIGVDAPLTGQNSATGLGIQGGVQIAVDDANKNNTVPGVTFKVQALDDKAIPASGQQNATALVGNDKVLGVVGPLNSGVATQMQQVFATANLVEISPSNTAPELTQGKNWQTSKSRPFKTYFRTATTDALQGGFAAEYATTTLKKKNVFVVDDKQTYGAGLAKLFKAGFTKGGGKVAGEDHVNTGDTDFSALVTKIKNSKADLVYYGGQYDESEKLTKQLKDGGAKIPVFGGDGMFSDTYIQTAGKTSEGDLVTSVGQPVDSLASAADFIKKYKASGLKGDYGTYGGYSYDAATAIIKAIGNVVKDGKVPDGARAKIVDEVQKTKFDGIAGPVSFDEFGDTTNKQLTVYQVVAGKWKAVKSGTFNG; this is encoded by the coding sequence ACCGCCTGCGGTTCGCGCGACGACGGTGGGAACAAGGACAGCGGCAAGAAGACCGAGATCATCATCGGCGTCGACGCCCCGCTGACCGGTCAGAACTCCGCCACCGGCCTCGGCATCCAGGGCGGCGTCCAGATCGCCGTCGACGACGCCAACAAGAACAACACCGTTCCCGGCGTGACCTTCAAGGTCCAGGCGCTCGACGACAAGGCGATCCCCGCCAGCGGCCAGCAGAACGCCACCGCCCTCGTCGGCAACGACAAGGTGCTCGGCGTCGTCGGCCCGCTCAACTCCGGTGTCGCCACCCAGATGCAGCAGGTCTTCGCGACCGCCAACCTGGTCGAGATCTCGCCCTCCAACACGGCGCCCGAACTCACCCAGGGCAAGAACTGGCAGACCTCGAAGTCCCGCCCGTTCAAGACGTACTTCCGCACCGCCACCACCGACGCCCTCCAGGGCGGCTTCGCGGCCGAGTACGCGACCACCACGCTCAAGAAGAAGAACGTCTTCGTCGTCGACGACAAGCAGACCTACGGCGCCGGCCTGGCCAAGCTGTTCAAGGCCGGCTTCACCAAGGGCGGCGGCAAGGTCGCGGGCGAGGACCACGTCAACACCGGCGACACCGACTTCTCCGCCCTCGTCACCAAGATCAAGAACTCCAAGGCCGACCTCGTCTACTACGGCGGCCAGTACGACGAGTCCGAGAAGCTCACCAAGCAGCTCAAGGACGGCGGCGCCAAGATCCCCGTGTTCGGTGGCGACGGCATGTTCAGCGACACCTACATCCAGACCGCCGGCAAGACCTCCGAGGGCGACCTCGTCACCTCGGTCGGCCAGCCTGTCGACTCCCTGGCCTCCGCCGCGGACTTCATCAAGAAGTACAAGGCCTCCGGCCTCAAGGGCGACTACGGCACCTACGGCGGTTACTCCTACGACGCCGCCACCGCCATCATCAAGGCGATCGGCAACGTCGTGAAGGACGGCAAGGTCCCCGACGGCGCCCGCGCCAAGATCGTCGACGAGGTCCAGAAGACGAAGTTCGACGGCATCGCCGGCCCCGTCTCCTTCGACGAGTTCGGTGACACCACCAACAAGCAGCTCACCGTCTACCAGGTCGTCGCCGGCAAGTGGAAGGCCGTGAAGAGCGGCACGTTCAACGGCTGA
- a CDS encoding branched-chain amino acid ABC transporter permease: MNTLPQQLANGLFLGSMYGLIAIGYTMVYGIVQLINFAHGEIFMTGGFGALTVYLYVLPDGTSMWIALPAMLIGGGLVAVLIAVGAERFAYRPLRGAPRLAPLITAIGLSLALQQAVFNWYPNAKTDRKFPQLDFGPWHLGSISVQSGSVFVIIAAPLCMAALALFVRMSRTGRAMQATAQDPDTAQLMGIDTNKIIVIAFAIGGFFAAVAAIAYGLRYGTIQYNMGFQMGLKAFTAAVLGGIGNIYGAMIGGLVLGLAETMATSYIDGIPGMQQLGGGGWSSVWAFVLLILVLLFRPQGLVGERVADRA, encoded by the coding sequence GTGAACACCCTGCCGCAGCAGCTGGCCAACGGGCTGTTCCTCGGCTCGATGTACGGGCTGATCGCCATCGGCTACACGATGGTGTACGGCATCGTCCAGCTCATCAACTTCGCCCACGGCGAGATCTTCATGACCGGAGGCTTCGGCGCACTCACGGTCTACCTCTACGTCCTGCCCGACGGCACATCCATGTGGATAGCCCTTCCGGCGATGCTCATCGGCGGTGGCCTCGTCGCCGTCCTGATCGCCGTCGGGGCGGAACGGTTCGCCTACCGTCCACTGCGCGGCGCACCACGCCTCGCACCACTCATCACCGCCATCGGCCTCTCCCTCGCACTCCAGCAGGCCGTCTTCAACTGGTACCCGAACGCCAAGACCGACCGCAAGTTCCCCCAACTCGACTTCGGCCCCTGGCACCTCGGCTCCATCAGCGTCCAGAGCGGCTCCGTCTTCGTCATCATCGCCGCCCCCCTCTGCATGGCGGCCCTCGCCCTCTTCGTCCGCATGTCCCGCACCGGCCGCGCCATGCAGGCCACCGCCCAGGACCCGGACACCGCCCAGCTCATGGGCATCGACACCAACAAGATCATCGTGATCGCCTTCGCGATCGGCGGCTTCTTCGCCGCCGTGGCCGCCATCGCCTACGGCCTGCGCTACGGCACCATCCAGTACAACATGGGCTTCCAGATGGGCCTCAAGGCCTTCACCGCGGCCGTCCTCGGCGGCATCGGCAACATCTACGGCGCCATGATCGGCGGCCTCGTCCTCGGCCTCGCCGAAACCATGGCCACCTCCTACATCGACGGCATCCCCGGCATGCAGCAGCTCGGCGGCGGCGGCTGGTCCTCCGTCTGGGCCTTCGTCCTCCTCATCCTCGTACTGCTGTTCAGACCACAAGGTCTGGTCGGCGAACGCGTCGCGGACAGGGCGTGA
- a CDS encoding branched-chain amino acid ABC transporter permease → MATTENTAENTTGATAPTAGLIALPQTAARVLIAVGAIGTIASTFMSWTYTADFPGDLTYYGSPAGLQVLDLVAGALALLFALTHYGIRGLRWLNPTAATAPVVLATASAFAISWFSAIAIAVDLKGLVALDPGAYVAAVASLIALLGALALPKPGDTFKDYVTKPEHLPTATALPAWGERLVITGATAVALIVFTYGIGVDPDASETFIGYLLLVVLGVWALQAAGLFDRFAQLNAQHKGFATSMAFLAAAIFPFVENDEHNANLGVNILVVATVALGLNIVVGLTGLLDLGYVAFLGVGAYAAALVSGSEFSRFSGVQFPFWAAMLTGMAASLVFGVLIGAPTLRLRGDYLAIVTLGFGEIFRITVNNLDGSSGPNLTNGPNGISMIPDLNIFGFNFGNAHEIGSLTLGRFANYFLLMLIITGIVVIVFNRAADSRIGRSWIAIREDETAATAMGINGFRVKLIAFALGASLAGLAGTVSAHVGYSVNPAPYQFAGSVPPNSAFLLAAVVLGGMGTVNGPILGATLLYLLPEKLGFLKEYQLFAFGLALVILMRFRPEGIIANRRRQLEFHETDETIDIPEQGLPDSTVGVTKAGA, encoded by the coding sequence ATGGCAACCACCGAGAACACCGCAGAGAACACCACCGGGGCCACCGCACCCACGGCCGGCCTGATCGCCCTCCCGCAGACGGCCGCCCGCGTCCTCATCGCCGTCGGCGCCATCGGCACCATCGCCAGCACCTTCATGTCGTGGACCTACACGGCCGACTTCCCCGGCGACCTCACCTACTACGGCTCCCCCGCCGGCCTCCAGGTCCTCGACCTCGTCGCGGGCGCCCTCGCCCTCCTCTTCGCGCTCACCCACTACGGCATCCGCGGACTGCGCTGGCTCAACCCGACCGCCGCCACCGCACCGGTCGTCCTCGCCACCGCCTCCGCGTTCGCCATCAGCTGGTTCAGCGCCATCGCCATCGCCGTCGACCTCAAGGGCCTCGTCGCCCTCGACCCCGGCGCCTACGTCGCCGCCGTCGCCTCCCTCATCGCCCTCCTCGGCGCCCTGGCACTCCCCAAGCCCGGTGACACCTTCAAGGACTACGTCACCAAACCCGAACACCTCCCCACCGCCACAGCACTCCCCGCCTGGGGCGAACGCCTCGTCATCACCGGCGCCACCGCCGTCGCACTGATCGTCTTCACCTACGGCATCGGCGTCGACCCCGACGCCAGCGAGACCTTCATCGGCTACCTGCTGCTCGTCGTCCTCGGCGTCTGGGCACTCCAGGCCGCCGGACTCTTCGACCGCTTCGCCCAACTCAACGCCCAGCACAAGGGATTCGCCACCTCCATGGCGTTCCTCGCCGCGGCGATCTTCCCCTTCGTGGAGAACGACGAACACAACGCCAACCTCGGCGTGAACATCCTCGTCGTCGCCACCGTCGCCCTCGGCCTCAACATCGTCGTCGGCCTCACCGGGCTCCTCGACCTCGGATACGTCGCCTTCCTCGGCGTCGGCGCCTACGCCGCCGCCCTCGTCTCCGGCTCCGAGTTCTCCCGCTTCTCCGGCGTCCAGTTCCCCTTCTGGGCCGCCATGCTCACCGGCATGGCCGCATCGCTCGTCTTCGGCGTCCTCATCGGCGCCCCCACCCTGCGACTGCGCGGCGACTACCTCGCCATCGTCACCCTCGGCTTCGGAGAGATCTTCCGCATCACCGTCAACAACCTCGACGGCTCCTCCGGACCCAACCTCACCAACGGCCCCAACGGCATCTCGATGATCCCGGACCTCAACATCTTCGGGTTCAACTTCGGCAACGCCCACGAGATCGGCTCGCTCACCCTCGGCCGCTTCGCCAACTACTTCCTGCTGATGCTGATCATCACCGGCATCGTCGTGATCGTCTTCAACCGCGCCGCGGACTCCCGCATCGGCCGCTCCTGGATCGCCATCCGCGAGGACGAGACCGCCGCCACCGCCATGGGCATCAACGGCTTCCGCGTCAAGCTCATCGCCTTCGCACTCGGCGCCTCCCTCGCCGGCCTCGCCGGCACCGTCAGCGCCCACGTCGGCTACAGCGTCAACCCGGCCCCGTACCAGTTCGCCGGCTCCGTACCCCCGAACTCCGCGTTCCTGCTCGCCGCGGTCGTCCTCGGCGGCATGGGCACCGTCAACGGCCCCATCCTCGGCGCCACCCTGCTCTACCTCCTCCCCGAGAAGCTCGGCTTCCTGAAGGAGTACCAGCTCTTCGCCTTCGGCCTCGCGCTCGTCATCCTCATGCGCTTCCGCCCCGAAGGCATCATCGCCAACCGTCGCCGCCAACTCGAGTTCCACGAGACCGACGAGACCATCGACATCCCCGAACAGGGCCTGCCCGACTCCACCGTCGGCGTCACCAAGGCAGGGGCGTGA
- a CDS encoding ABC transporter ATP-binding protein: MTTTTAPSPVLEASGVTMRFGGLTAVRSVDLTVNSGEIVGLIGPNGAGKTTFFNCLTGLYVPTEGKVSYKGTVLPPKPHLVTSAGIARTFQNIRLFANMTVLENVLVGRHTRTKEGLWSALLRGPGFRKAEATSRERAMELLEFIGLAHKADHLSRNLPYGEQRKLEIARAMASEPGLLLLDEPTAGMNPQETRATEDLVFAIRDRGIAVLVIEHDMRFIFNLSDRVACLVQGEKLVEGTSDVVQGDERVIAAYLGTPFEGAPGADELAEVEAAEAGGATTAAATPAEATVPAQATEPAAETDTPETTETAPATETAEPATATETPETTEPGETPDSPDAPATPDATETPEAAQDDASAESTTSKEGNAQ, from the coding sequence ATGACCACCACCACAGCCCCCAGCCCCGTCCTCGAGGCCAGCGGCGTCACCATGCGCTTCGGCGGCCTCACCGCCGTACGCAGCGTCGACCTCACCGTCAACAGCGGCGAGATCGTCGGCCTCATCGGCCCCAACGGCGCCGGCAAGACCACCTTCTTCAACTGCCTCACCGGCCTCTACGTCCCCACCGAGGGCAAGGTCTCCTACAAGGGCACGGTCCTGCCGCCCAAGCCCCACCTCGTCACCAGCGCCGGCATCGCCCGCACCTTCCAGAACATCCGGCTCTTCGCCAACATGACCGTCCTGGAAAACGTGCTCGTCGGCCGCCACACCCGCACCAAGGAAGGCCTCTGGTCCGCCCTCCTGCGCGGCCCCGGCTTCCGCAAGGCCGAAGCCACCTCCCGCGAACGCGCCATGGAACTGCTGGAGTTCATCGGCCTCGCCCACAAGGCCGACCACCTCTCCCGCAACCTCCCCTACGGCGAACAGCGCAAGCTCGAGATCGCCCGCGCCATGGCCAGCGAACCCGGCCTGCTCCTCCTGGACGAGCCCACCGCCGGCATGAACCCCCAGGAGACCCGCGCGACCGAAGACCTCGTCTTCGCCATCCGCGACCGCGGCATCGCCGTCCTCGTCATCGAGCACGACATGCGCTTCATCTTCAACCTCTCCGACCGCGTCGCCTGCCTCGTCCAGGGCGAGAAACTCGTCGAAGGCACCTCGGACGTCGTCCAGGGCGACGAACGCGTCATCGCCGCCTACCTCGGCACCCCCTTCGAAGGCGCCCCCGGCGCCGACGAACTCGCCGAGGTCGAGGCAGCCGAAGCCGGCGGCGCCACCACAGCGGCGGCCACGCCGGCCGAGGCCACCGTGCCCGCACAGGCCACGGAACCGGCCGCAGAGACGGACACGCCGGAGACCACGGAAACGGCACCGGCCACGGAGACCGCCGAACCGGCAACGGCCACGGAAACGCCGGAGACCACGGAACCCGGCGAAACCCCGGACTCCCCCGACGCCCCGGCAACCCCCGACGCCACCGAGACCCCGGAAGCCGCCCAGGACGACGCCTCCGCGGAAAGCACCACCAGCAAGGAAGGAAACGCCCAGTGA
- a CDS encoding ABC transporter ATP-binding protein — translation MTALLEVEDLKVAYGKIEAVKGISFSVEAGQIVTLIGTNGAGKTTTLRTLSGLLKPTSGRITFDGQPLDGIPAHKIVSLGLAHSPEGRHIFPRLTITENLQLGAFLRTDKAGIEKDIQRAYDLFPILGERRKQAAGTLSGGEQQMLAMGRALMSQPKLLMLDEPSMGLSPIMMQKIMATIAELKSDGTTILLVEQNAQAALSLADQGHVMEVGNIVLSGTGQDLLHDESVRKAYLGED, via the coding sequence GTGACCGCACTGCTCGAGGTCGAAGACCTCAAGGTCGCCTACGGCAAGATCGAAGCCGTCAAGGGCATCTCCTTCTCCGTCGAAGCCGGCCAGATCGTCACCCTCATCGGCACCAACGGCGCCGGCAAGACCACCACCCTGCGCACCCTCTCCGGCCTCCTCAAGCCGACCTCCGGCCGCATCACCTTCGACGGCCAGCCCCTCGACGGCATCCCCGCCCACAAGATCGTCTCCCTGGGCCTCGCCCACTCCCCCGAGGGACGCCACATCTTCCCCCGGCTGACGATCACCGAGAACCTCCAGCTCGGAGCCTTCCTCCGCACCGACAAGGCAGGCATCGAGAAGGACATCCAGCGCGCCTACGACCTCTTCCCCATCCTCGGGGAACGCCGCAAGCAGGCCGCGGGAACCCTCTCCGGCGGCGAACAGCAGATGCTCGCCATGGGCCGCGCCCTCATGTCCCAGCCCAAACTGCTCATGCTCGACGAACCCTCCATGGGCCTCTCACCGATCATGATGCAGAAGATCATGGCCACCATCGCCGAACTCAAGTCCGACGGCACGACCATCCTCCTCGTCGAACAGAACGCCCAGGCGGCGCTCTCCCTCGCCGACCAGGGACACGTCATGGAAGTCGGCAACATCGTGCTCTCCGGAACCGGACAGGACCTCCTGCACGACGAGTCCGTACGCAAGGCCTACCTCGGCGAGGACTAA
- a CDS encoding ANTAR domain-containing response regulator, translating into MTAPESPQPVADDDKSHVPPLTTRVVIAEDEALIRLDLKEMLEEEGYSVVGEAGDGEQAIELAREHKPDLVILDVKMPKLDGISAAEKIAEEGIAPVLMLTAFSQRDLVERARDAGAMAYLVKPFSKSDVVPAIEMAVSRFAELKQLEQEVADLSLRLETRKLVDRAKSVLQTEYGLTEPAAFRWIQKTSMDRRMSMQQVAEAVIADAAEKKASKG; encoded by the coding sequence GTGACCGCCCCCGAGTCGCCCCAGCCCGTCGCCGACGACGACAAGTCGCACGTGCCTCCGCTGACGACCCGTGTCGTCATCGCCGAGGACGAGGCGCTGATCCGTCTCGACCTGAAAGAGATGCTCGAGGAAGAGGGCTACTCCGTCGTGGGTGAGGCGGGGGACGGTGAGCAGGCCATCGAGCTGGCCCGTGAGCACAAGCCGGACCTCGTGATCCTCGACGTGAAGATGCCGAAGCTGGACGGGATCTCGGCGGCGGAGAAGATCGCGGAGGAGGGCATCGCCCCTGTTCTGATGCTGACGGCGTTCTCGCAGCGCGATCTGGTGGAGCGGGCGCGGGACGCGGGCGCGATGGCGTACCTGGTGAAGCCGTTCAGCAAGAGTGACGTGGTGCCGGCGATCGAGATGGCCGTGTCGCGGTTCGCGGAGTTGAAGCAGCTGGAGCAGGAGGTCGCGGACCTGAGTCTGCGGCTGGAGACGCGGAAGCTGGTGGACCGGGCGAAGTCGGTGCTGCAGACGGAGTACGGCCTGACGGAGCCGGCGGCGTTCCGGTGGATCCAGAAGACGTCGATGGACCGTCGGATGTCGATGCAGCAGGTGGCGGAGGCGGTCATCGCGGACGCCGCGGAGAAGAAGGCGTCGAAGGGTTAG
- a CDS encoding helix-turn-helix domain-containing protein, translating into MYDVGTRKRALALIAQGCSLNSVSKETGASRSAIRSWQSRLDPLPRMLNAPCARCGPMTMAPPDTAAYSYLLGLYLGDGCISPHRRAGYFLRIACADAWPGLIETCTAAVEATNPSGKSSRVQEVGYVSVVGYSRHWPCLFPQHGPGKKHERPIDLEPWQQEIVGAHPWEFVRGLVHSDGCRITNWTTRMVGGERKRYEYPRYFFTNVSDDIRRLYTDTLDTLGVRWRHCTRGGNPYNISVARKASVALMDAHVGPKY; encoded by the coding sequence ATGTACGACGTGGGCACACGCAAACGAGCTCTGGCGCTGATCGCTCAGGGGTGCAGCCTGAACTCCGTGAGCAAGGAGACCGGGGCCTCCCGGTCCGCGATCCGTTCGTGGCAATCACGCCTCGACCCGCTCCCGCGGATGCTGAACGCTCCGTGTGCCAGGTGCGGCCCGATGACCATGGCGCCTCCCGACACGGCGGCCTACAGCTACCTCTTGGGGCTCTACCTCGGTGACGGGTGCATCAGCCCACACCGACGAGCGGGCTACTTTCTCCGCATCGCCTGTGCCGACGCCTGGCCAGGTCTGATCGAGACGTGCACCGCCGCTGTCGAGGCGACCAACCCCAGCGGGAAGTCGAGCCGGGTCCAGGAGGTCGGGTACGTATCGGTCGTCGGGTACAGCCGGCACTGGCCCTGCCTCTTCCCCCAACACGGCCCCGGCAAGAAACACGAGCGCCCCATCGACCTCGAACCCTGGCAGCAGGAGATCGTCGGCGCCCACCCCTGGGAATTCGTCCGGGGACTCGTCCACTCCGACGGATGTCGGATCACCAACTGGACCACCCGCATGGTCGGCGGTGAACGCAAGCGCTACGAATATCCCCGGTACTTCTTCACCAACGTGTCCGACGACATCCGGCGGCTCTACACCGACACCCTCGACACGCTCGGCGTCCGGTGGAGGCACTGCACCCGCGGCGGAAACCCGTACAACATCTCCGTCGCCCGTAAGGCCTCCGTCGCCCTCATGGACGCCCACGTGGGCCCCAAGTACTGA
- the pyk gene encoding pyruvate kinase, protein MRRAKIVCTLGPATDSYDQIKALVDAGMDVARFNLSHGTYAEHEDRYQRVRKAADETGRSIGLLADLQGPKIRLGRFTEGPVLLERGDTFTITVEEGAEGDRHTCGTTYTGLATDVTPGERILVDDGKVCLEVTTVDGPRVHTTVIEGGMVSDHKGLNLPGVAVSVPALSDKDEADLRWALRMGFDVIALSFVRTGDDIRDVHRIMDEEGRRLPVIAKVEKPQAVDNIDGIVAAFDGIMVARGDLGVEMPLEQVPIVQKRAIKLARRNAKPVIVATQMLDSMIDHSRPTRAEASDVANAVIDGTDAVMLSGETSVGKYPIATVRTMARIVTAAEEDILATGLPPLTERNKPRTQGGAVARAAAEMGDFLGAKFLVAFTQSGDTVRRLSRYRSPIPLLAFTSDPATRSQLSLTWGVETFLGPHVGSTDAMVDQVDELLLKYGRCRKGDIVVITAGSPPGVSGTTNLVRVHHVGEDDSPK, encoded by the coding sequence ATGCGCCGAGCAAAAATCGTCTGCACCCTGGGCCCCGCCACCGACTCCTACGACCAGATCAAAGCCCTGGTCGACGCCGGAATGGACGTAGCCCGCTTCAACCTCAGCCACGGCACCTACGCCGAACACGAGGACCGCTACCAGCGGGTGCGAAAGGCCGCCGACGAAACCGGCCGCAGCATCGGACTCCTCGCCGACCTTCAAGGCCCGAAGATCCGACTCGGCCGCTTCACCGAAGGTCCCGTACTCCTTGAACGCGGAGACACCTTCACCATCACCGTCGAAGAAGGCGCCGAAGGCGACCGCCACACCTGCGGCACCACCTACACCGGACTCGCCACCGACGTCACCCCCGGTGAGCGCATCCTCGTCGACGACGGCAAGGTCTGCCTCGAAGTCACCACCGTCGACGGCCCCCGCGTCCACACCACCGTCATCGAAGGAGGCATGGTCTCCGACCACAAGGGCCTCAACCTCCCCGGCGTCGCCGTCTCCGTCCCCGCCCTCTCCGACAAGGACGAAGCAGACCTCCGCTGGGCCCTGCGCATGGGCTTCGACGTCATCGCCCTCTCCTTCGTCCGCACCGGCGACGACATCCGCGACGTCCACCGCATCATGGACGAGGAAGGCCGCCGCCTCCCCGTCATCGCCAAGGTCGAGAAGCCCCAGGCCGTCGACAACATCGACGGCATCGTCGCCGCCTTCGACGGCATCATGGTCGCCCGCGGCGACCTCGGCGTCGAAATGCCCCTCGAACAGGTGCCCATCGTCCAGAAGCGCGCCATCAAGCTCGCCAGGCGCAACGCCAAACCGGTCATCGTCGCCACCCAGATGCTCGACTCGATGATCGACCACTCCCGACCCACCCGCGCCGAAGCCTCCGATGTCGCCAACGCCGTCATCGACGGCACCGACGCCGTCATGCTCTCCGGCGAGACCAGCGTCGGCAAATACCCCATCGCGACCGTCCGCACCATGGCCCGCATCGTCACCGCCGCCGAAGAGGACATCCTCGCCACCGGCCTGCCACCCCTCACCGAACGCAACAAACCCCGCACCCAGGGCGGCGCCGTCGCCCGCGCCGCGGCCGAGATGGGCGACTTCCTCGGCGCCAAGTTCCTCGTCGCCTTCACCCAGTCCGGCGACACCGTCCGCCGCCTCTCCCGCTACCGCTCCCCGATCCCGCTGCTCGCCTTCACCTCGGACCCGGCGACCCGCTCCCAGCTCAGCCTGACGTGGGGGGTGGAGACCTTCCTCGGCCCGCATGTCGGCTCCACGGACGCGATGGTCGACCAGGTGGACGAACTGCTGCTGAAGTACGGCCGCTGCCGGAAGGGCGACATCGTGGTCATCACGGCCGGCTCCCCGCCCGGCGTCTCCGGCACGACGAACCTCGTCCGCGTCCACCACGTCGGAGAGGACGACAGCCCCAAGTAG
- a CDS encoding SIMPL domain-containing protein has protein sequence MTPTAEEPQPSLPYGTPEAPRIAVRGEAHLEVDPEIARIGITVAARGTDRREALTDLTRRNTTALDLIKSYGDAVEHVETGTYSISPELTKHGRGERIRAYHGRVHITAELTDFTALGELTTRLADLDLTRVDGPWWDLRPDSPAHRQARQQAVHEAVQRAREYAEALGTTLAALVELADIAAENTPPYPAAPGRAMRSMSFAGATPEEAPALDLEPQRQHVHAQVNARFTMTPPQL, from the coding sequence ATGACCCCCACCGCAGAAGAACCCCAACCCTCCCTGCCCTACGGCACCCCCGAAGCACCCCGCATCGCCGTCCGCGGCGAAGCCCACCTCGAAGTCGACCCCGAAATCGCCCGCATCGGCATCACCGTCGCCGCCCGCGGCACCGACCGCCGAGAAGCCCTCACCGACCTCACCCGCCGCAACACCACCGCCCTCGACCTCATCAAGTCCTACGGCGACGCCGTCGAACACGTCGAGACCGGCACCTACTCCATCAGCCCCGAACTCACCAAACACGGCCGCGGCGAACGCATCCGCGCGTACCACGGCCGCGTCCACATCACCGCCGAACTCACCGACTTCACCGCACTCGGCGAACTCACCACCCGACTGGCCGACCTCGACCTCACCCGCGTCGACGGCCCCTGGTGGGACCTCCGCCCCGACTCACCCGCACACCGACAGGCCCGCCAACAAGCCGTCCACGAAGCCGTCCAACGCGCCCGCGAATACGCCGAAGCCCTCGGCACCACCCTCGCCGCCCTCGTCGAACTCGCCGACATCGCCGCCGAGAACACCCCGCCCTACCCCGCCGCCCCCGGCCGCGCCATGCGCTCCATGTCCTTCGCCGGAGCCACCCCCGAAGAAGCCCCGGCCCTCGACCTCGAACCCCAACGCCAACACGTCCACGCCCAGGTCAACGCCCGATTCACGATGACCCCACCCCAGCTGTAG